The Culex quinquefasciatus strain JHB chromosome 2, VPISU_Cqui_1.0_pri_paternal, whole genome shotgun sequence genome contains the following window.
tatcttagctcagagttgatgaaacttcaaagttgcttagacgaaaatcttcggcggaaaatttcctacaagatgcatgtattttcacatatgaggaaatttttgtgttcaataccgagggaaaagattgaaaaaaaagtaaagcaaaaactcgtatttttcgacataaaagctaccgggaaagtaaaaacaaggttttaaaaggccaaatcgatacattaacttgtttattggaccacagaccatcatttaatggtataggctatttgaaattttaaaattttccattttttctaagcagattttgtgaaattgtcgaaaaaactgacttttttcaaaaaaatgcccagggaacgtggtaaacaatttttccgaaagtttttatgtatgagagagttgtttctaacatgattttctatcatttgagaactgagcacattgaattcctcgacttcgtgtttttttgggacacgctactaccctaccctactgtcCCATTACTACATCTTAACATCAcatcttgagtttttttgaataggtcctataaacatatgaaagacaatagagcaattctagcatagcatagcatagcattggtgtctacccgtagctgctacttcgttattgaccaggacccccaaacattgctccgtggaccacagatgaaaagtaggaaccaatcatcaccccttcgcaattttcaatggtccctatcatgctgatcaataccgacgccggccacgaccagaggtaagacacggggaagtggatgggaatgttagtccgatacttgagtgatgggaccgccaaatcgactgcgtctccgacaaagtatcacatgagttttgaggggttagtaagatgggtatgaggtcaggattcactgtggtaggtgatgcgaccatgagcaatttgtttatcggttgaaattttaaaaatcttaggcagccggctgcggaaagatacctatctagggatttaaatatagtattaattcgaccgcgattctccagaaattctccgtcggcgtcccttccgatcaacggtgatgtaggaagggcttcatttattgaaatgattattgaaaTGATAGAAAGGGCTttatccagcaatacgactcaatgaaagacaatagagcaattctctaccaaaactggaattggattttatttgtatttttttatttgactcaaactttgtgggggttccctatgaccaaatatgctattttgtgtcattggttcatccatacaagtctccatacaattttggctgctgtccattcaaaaatggtttgaaaatattcaaacagctgtaacttttgagtgaattttctgatcaatttggtgtctttggcaaagttgtaggtattgttgaggacttttgagaaaaaaataggtacacggaaaaaaatatttgcagattttttgatcaacttttttttttacaaaaagtcaatttcccaaaataggtattttttgattttcgagattttttgatatgttttcggggacaaaaatccgcaacttttgagccatagagaaacatggtccaaaaatctgccgccgagttatgaatttttgaaaaaatagtgatttttggaaaaaaaatcgaagtttcatgcaaaaacaagtatgacattattttttaatgcaaaattgaatttgcaatcaaaaagtactttacagattttttgataacggGCTCCGTATTCAAGATATAGCTaccgaaaatttgatttcagcgtaatatttgcagtttttcgatttttaaaaatagtgaccatgagtgaccatttctaaaaatatattttttgaaaagttcagaaaatttgctataaaattgtccaaaagacattaaagattggaactcgggttgctgagacagagccgctttaagaacaagaaacacgaaaattgaagttttctaaatctcaccaaaacaacccaccattcaATACGCCCCACCCCaattcaagatatttttttcgaaaagatcggaaaattcacgaatgtttcatgtattaacattgtaaatcggaccattagttgctgatatatcgtcattagaaaatgatgggttgttttgtgagatttagaaaacttcaattttcgtgtttcttgttcttaaagcggctctatctcagcaacccggggccaatctttaatgtctcttggacaattttatagcaaattttctgaacttttcaaaaaaaatatttttagaaatggtcactcatggtcactatttttaaaaatcgaaaaactgcaaatattacgctgaaatcaaactttcggtagcTATATCTTGAATACGGAGCccgttatcaaaaaatctgtaaagaacttttcgattgccaattcaattttgcattaaaaaataacttcaaactagtttttgcattaaacttcgattttttttttccaaaaatcactattttttcaaaaattcataactcggcggcagatttttggatcatgtttctctatggctcaaaagttgcggatttttatacaaaaaataaaaaaatacaaaaaataaaaaatggtcgaaattggccgatttcgtagagggttgctcaatagtttataggtctttttaaaaaaaaactttggacaTATTACATCAACAggaacgattttgaaaaattaaatgattcTGGAATCAAAAATCATCTTCGCGCTTTTCTTAGTAGGCCGCCTAAAATggattttctaaacttttcgattttgacAGTTAACTAAACGAATAATCATTCAATCCGtttcatatttaatttaaaatgcctAAACATAATTTATCACGTCGATACGATCGATCACTTGCAGCAAGAAACGATAAATGGGACAGtaagtaaaattgaaaaattgaaagctCGTGTGAAATCCTTTAAATAGTACCCACTTTTAGAGCTATTTTGTGACCTTTTTTGGTCCCCATTCGAAACCAAAGCGCGTCGAGTCAACACTCGAAGTGGCTTTGTATCTTACTGCGCTGAAAGTACTGATACTGAAAGTGAAGATGATGACGTCTCAATCGAGCTGTAAGTATAGAAgagttaattttaaatcaagttcaAGCCTAAAAAATCATGTCCCAGAAGCGCAACTTCCGTATCGTCTTCCAAAGTCCCACTACCCCCGACGGACCCTCAACCTTCCCGACCCAGGTGCCACCCCTGTCGGTCTTGCGCCAAAAGCTTCCGCTTCCGGTACCAGCGGCGCAACCACGAAGTCGTCCACTCCGCCGAACGGCCCTGGCCCTGCAACTGTGGCAAGTGCTTCAAGTCGGCCCTGGCCCTGCACATGCACCGCAAGCGAACCGGCCACCACAACTGGACGGTGAGCTGTCCCCGGTGTGGCCAGTGCTTCGCCAAGACCAGCGACATGAAGCGCCATAATGCGAGCGCTTGTGCCAAGTTTCAGGCCAAGAAGGGGGTTTAGAAACTGATGTAGCATGAGATACTTGTTgcaaataaaatcaatcaatattacatttatttttcagacgatatgagcttgattggacgaacagatttttttttctttttttttcaaaaagatacaattattcaaaaattacgATTATTctaaggtttgtatgggactttggataatcaaatcacgaacaaaatttattttcgtttttttcaggTTCTTGTTATACTATctattaaataacaaaatgcattttttcaatatttcgtcctctccatattgaccgccatcttggatttaaaattctaaatcgctttagcgtagtttaggggtcacacACTAGCTCGGCAATcaaaaataaggatttttttcgaggccttcggataatcgtgtcTGAATTGTATGAAGCACTCTGGAATCTAGTCAGCCCCAGCAAAACCAAATGGtgactttgaaggtctgtacacATAAGTGACAATCaacaaaattaattgaatttaatcTTGAATTATTACAGTCAAAACTTGTCTCTTCtttttagagcgtccaatttcccgggaaacgggaaattttcagccaatttcccgggaaatcccggaaaaAAATTACTCCAagcaacccaatgttttcaaatatttgaagctagctttgaatatatttttgcattttttgagaacaaacaatagaaagtaattttttaatgatatttttttgtattattatgcaacatgatttaaattatacaataaattaacatcattccacaaaagtcttctattttttcacatttaaccatctaacacctgtagttgcttcagtgctccataattcttttatttctttagtactaggtattcaactaattgaattaattctttttgcacaaattcgattttcatctcatttgatcatggtaaacaaaaacgtaaaaaaatctcaattttaatttggaggcaAGATGTTAATactgttttgatgaaataacatcaatctgttaaaagtttacctaattgtaataatttaatactcattatacaatatctattcccagttgcttcaaaaatttatattaacagaaataattctgatatcataatttctgataatctgattaattttatacaaaccaaacaatacatttaattgaacaaaatcatattgagtttgttcatttattattttttcagagcatttttaaaaaatagttccaaaaatttaagaaaatgtatgcttccacaatttcgaatttcgggaattcccgggaaatttacaagtttcccgggaaacgggaaatattttttttcgggaaatcccgggaattcccgggattttttttcccgggacgggaaattgggcGCTCTACTTCTTTTGCATccaaccatattttttcgaaatttttaagacTTTTCTGGATAATTTAAGAGCTCAAAATATTCACTTTTACTCTTGAAAAAATGGTACAAATGGTACAAATACCCTCCCCCCTCTTCTTAAAATaggtcaaaaaaaaaagttggtaaaagttatatttttcaaaaaacttaaaaattcaaatgaaaatacaaatgcaatcagctgaaatcaatttaaaatgaactgaactagtgtaaaatgctttttaaaaccacttttgcattcaaatgtcaaaactatggcttgttatttaaattttcatgtatatttttctcgaccctccccccttgcaaaaagaagatgttttcaaaacgagttggtattgaaaggtattaattttccattttgttaattttggtagTGAAAAGTAGCATTTCGTCACTCGagctcgagaatgacaggaaaagtaaaatatttgcatcggccttctgggcaaaaaatattttcatttttttttatcaagactaacatttcaaaagggaaaaaaaatcaaattgatttaaaaattcataatttggtcaaagattttatgataattctggaaatttctgaaaagttggcatttgatgtcctctataaCATATCagataatgaaaaaaattaaaaatagtgtttttttttgcaaatcaagttttagtgacaaaaaaggaaattaaaaatcaccaagatttgttttaccgtgtatcacatTTATCCAgtatagtccttatccatacctacaactttgccgaagacaacaaattgatcaaaaaattccttcaaaaaatacatttttttttattttaatacatcatttttgtatggacagctgccaaatttgaatggaaaattatatggacaaacaaatgatgcaaaatggcttttttgagcataccgaaggcaccaaaaaagtttcagtcggattaaaaaataccaaaattaaaatcaaagaaaaaagaccaatctcgtagagaattgctctagagCTTTCTGCCCTTgtacaaagttgctcagaatggcgTTCCCTTCAATTGTTCTGAAGACACTGAAGTGCTATCTCATCATACCGCtaaaatttgaaccaccctaatgtccaccatacgaTAACAAAAgtgacttttgtttttttcgtcaGGATAggtttaaaacaataaaaatctttttaaataaatgctGAATTCAATCGACatccaaaaatcaaataaatttccatttttttttattctgtgaaaattttaactaGGAATTTCGACGTTTTTGTAAGTGAAAAAGCTCAATAATAATTCTATAATATACATAAAACagttagattaaaatatgttgaactttttttttaaacagcacgattaatcatttaaaaaataggttCATATAGTTTTGAATTCAATCGACAtcccaaaaatcaaataaatttccattttttttattctgtgaaaattttaacagattaaaatatgttaattttttttaaaacagcacgattaaacatttaaaaaataggttCAATTAATGAAATATagtttctatttaaaaaaatgctttaacagtattaaatgtttgttgattataaaattttcaatgaaaattttaaaattctgattccATTTTGCACTAACAATCACAATATTTACCGCAAGAACTTGGcctaaattgttcaaaaaaaagaaaaaagtttgCTTCATagaacaatattttacaaagtccATGTTTCTATTTCCGCCACTCTATACCTtaaccaatgttttcaaaacagcCGTAAACTCATCACCAGCCAACCCAAAACAAGACAAAACTGTCTCATGCGCGCATGCTCAACATTCGATGTTCATCCTCCCACACCCAACCACCTTCTTTCATTCCATCACATGCCTCGCAACTCCCAAATTTTCCTGCTGTCAGTGtcaaaataaagtcaaaatccgTGCATCGTCCGACCGCATCTCATTCAGTGCTAGTTTCGTGGACTTTCGGTTCGATTTTCGATTCGAACTTCCGTAATGCActtcaccgtcgtcgtcgtcgtcgtgaccGGAAGGTGGAGCTGCGTTCGCCGTGGGTGTCCAAGTTGGGACGTTTAAGCCGCTAATCCGCCTGCTGCGACACGATTCGCGCAAAGAAATTGCATACTCTGCACCACACACATCCTTACGACGCGAAAGTCAGAGGTTGCTACGCTGGCACGCTAGTGAGAGTGTGATCTTCCgagattttttgaagattttgttttCATCGGTTCTTTGAGTTTCGCATGTGAGTGTGCTTTCCTTCTAGAAGTGAATGTGTCGTTCCATTCATGTAG
Protein-coding sequences here:
- the LOC6052445 gene encoding zinc finger protein 311 — its product is MPKHNLSRRYDRSLAARNDKWDKLFCDLFWSPFETKARRVNTRSGFVSYCAESTDTESEDDDVSIELSATSVSSSKVPLPPTDPQPSRPRCHPCRSCAKSFRFRYQRRNHEVVHSAERPWPCNCGKCFKSALALHMHRKRTGHHNWTVSCPRCGQCFAKTSDMKRHNASACAKFQAKKGV